In Sphingobacterium sp. SYP-B4668, the sequence GAGCTATGCTACGTATCACCCCCTTCAACGACTATTCAGGCGAATATGGAGGCACACTCTATAAAATCTTTCTAGATGGAGATACCAAAGAGCCGTTGACATTGAATACACATCGGACTTTTGTAGCAGATGAAGAGACGATTTTCATCTATGCCGGCACTAGAGATATTGATTATGTAGACCGTAAGAATTATAAAGTATTTATCAAGTTTACCGACGATATCATAGATGTACAAAAGAGAAAATTAGAAATATGGAGTGACAATGCAGCAAACAACAAATTCAAAAAAGGGAGCAATCAATCCTATTATACTATTGAAGAAGAATGGGATCCTAAACTTCCATACATGAAGCATAAATATATCACCCTATATTTGTCGTACGAATTTGAGGATTACACCAGTGTACCAGGTCAAAAATTGAGATACACCGTAGATGGCACATTATCCATGCAGCGAGACCTCAACACCCTCATACCGGATGAAGATCAACAAATTCAGTGGTAATAAAAAAAAATAGTCAATCCTTGAGCAGATTTGAGCTTAACAATAAATATTATGAAACATATTCCTTATCGTCTATTATCGATTACATGTTTACTGCTTATGCTGTCCCTATATTGTAGGGGCAGCAATAATAGACCTCCTCAAATTATTGACAGCAAGCTACCTATTGCAGATCCTTACGTATTATACCATAGCGGCAAATACTATGCTTATGGCACCCGAATCGATGGTTTTGAAGTATATATTTCCGAAGACCTAAAACATTGGAAGCGTAGCAAAAATCTAGCCCTTTCACCTCAAGATTCCTGGGGCACACGATGGTTTTGGGCACCTGAAGTATACTATGTAGCTTCCCAAAAAAAGTTTTACATGTTCTATTCCGTTGATGAACATATTTGTGTCGCTTCCTCCTCTAGTCCCGAAGGTCCTTTTATCCAAGACGAGAAAAAACCTATTATTGCCAAAGAAAAAGGAATCGACACCTCTCTTTTTATCGACGATGACGGAACGCCATATCTATTTTATGTTCGTTTTACTGATGGAAATGTAATTTGGATGGCGGAGATGAACAAAGATCTTCAAAGCATAAAGACAGAGACCCTCACAAAATGTATTAGCGCTACCGAGCCATGGGAGAAAAAACAAGCCACAGTGGCAGAAGGCCCCTCTATCTTGAAACGAGGAAACACCTACTATTTAATTTACTCCGCCAATCACTTTGAAAGCCAGGACTACGCAGTAGGCTACGCAACAGCCAGTTCGCCCAAAGGACCTTGGAAAAAATACAAAGGCAACCCCATCCTAAGAAGAGACCACCCCTCAGCATCTGGATTAGTAGGCACAGGTCATGGAGCTCCATTCATAAGTGCTGACGGAGGTTATAAATACATCTATCATGCACACGCCAGCACCAGCAGTGTCGGCCCACGTACATCTTACATCAATGATATGGCCATTTCATCTGATGGTGCAATCAGCATCGTTGGAGATCCCATCAGACCAGTTGTTGTTAAATAGTAATCCCACAACAGGATTTTAAACATGACAGCTCTATCTCCTTTTCAACCGCAAGTACCTGCGGCTGAAAAGGAGGTAATCATATTATATGTCACCATTTTTAAGCGCTTTGACAGCATGATCCACAGCCCTTGCTGTCAATGCCATATATGTCAAGGTCGGATTTTGCGTAGCTGTTGACGTCATACAAGCACCATCAGTGACATACACATTCTTACAAAGGTGCATTTGGTTCCACTTATTTAATAAAGAAGTCTTCACATCATTCCCCATTCTAGCCCCTCCCATTTCGTGAATATCGTTTCCGGGACGCCGATGATCATCCGCCGTCTTAATATTAGAAAATCCCGCCGCTTCGTACATTGCTGTCATCTGCTCATAATAATCTGTCCGTCTCTGCCAGTCATCATCCGAGTAGTCAATAGAAATATGCAAAAGCGGCACTCCCCATTTATCGGTCTCAGCTCCATCCAGCCATACTCGATTGCTTTCCTTAGGAATAGTTTCCGCCATCATGTGGGAGTGTACACGCCAGTTGCTCCATTTTGACTGATCTAACAAAGCAGTCTTCAGCGAATCCCCGAAGCCACTCGTTTCCCGGATTGGGCTTCTATTAGCACTAAAAGCCGCTGCCCATCCACGCAAAAAATCGGTCTCTTGGCCATTAACATTCCGAAAGTTCGGAATGTAACCGCCACCAGCAGGATTTCTACCATCCGTCCTGTATTCCAGCAAACCATCATATTCCGCACTGATACGAGCGGTATAATTATGAAAAGCCACGTATTTACCCAGCAAGCCACTGTCGTTTCCTAGCCCCTGAGGAAAACGTTCTGATTTCGAGTTCAGCAAAATTAGATTTGTATTCAGCGCCGATGCATTTACAAAGATGACCTTCGCAAAGAAATCGATTTCTTCTAAAGTTTCCGTATCCATTACTTTTACGCCAGTAGCTTTGCCCGACTCCTGATCATAAAGAATGGAGTGGACCACTGAGTGCGGCCGCAGTGTGAGGTTACCTGTTTTCTTCGCCCATGGAATAGTAGAAGAATTACTACTAAAATACCCACCAAAAGGACATCCTCGCTGACACAAGACTCGATTTTGGCATTGAACTCGTCCTTGTTCAATATGTATAGGTTGTGGATCCGAAAGATGTGCACATCGAGCACTGATGACATGTCTATCCTTAAATTGTTGACTCACCGATTTACGAAAATAATCCTCCACTACGTTCAAAGGATACCCCCGCAAAAAATCACCATCCGGAAGTGTGTCCAATCCATCCTTATTTCCTGCTATTCCGACAAATCGCTCAACATAGCTATACCACGGAGCAATATCTCCATATCTGATTGGCCAATCTACCGCAAATCCGTCTCTAGCCGGTCCTTCAAAATCATATTCACTCCAACGTTGTGTCTGTCGAGCCCACAATAAAGATTTACCACCAACTTGATAGCCCCTAATCCAATCAAAATCCTTTTCTTGTACGTAGGGATGTTCCTCATCCTTCACAAAAAAATGTTGAGTATCTTCACGATATGCATAGCATCTATTCGCGATAGGATTAGCCTTCTTATCTGCATATACGATCTCATTGCGGTGCTCCAATTCATACGGATATAGATTGGTGGTGGGATAATCTTTTACATGCACGACATCTCGACCACGTTCCAATACCAGTGTCTTGAGCCCCTTTTCTGTAAATTCTTTCGCTGCCCATCCTCCACTAGCACCGGAACCGATTACTATTGCATCAAATGTTCTCTCCTTGACACCATCTATATTCAGGTTTGCCATAATATGTTGTGGTTTAAAATTGTATTCAGACTTAGTCTCTTAATTAATGCCAACAAGATACATATTTTTTTATTTACCCTTA encodes:
- a CDS encoding glycoside hydrolase family 43 protein, with the protein product MKHIPYRLLSITCLLLMLSLYCRGSNNRPPQIIDSKLPIADPYVLYHSGKYYAYGTRIDGFEVYISEDLKHWKRSKNLALSPQDSWGTRWFWAPEVYYVASQKKFYMFYSVDEHICVASSSSPEGPFIQDEKKPIIAKEKGIDTSLFIDDDGTPYLFYVRFTDGNVIWMAEMNKDLQSIKTETLTKCISATEPWEKKQATVAEGPSILKRGNTYYLIYSANHFESQDYAVGYATASSPKGPWKKYKGNPILRRDHPSASGLVGTGHGAPFISADGGYKYIYHAHASTSSVGPRTSYINDMAISSDGAISIVGDPIRPVVVK
- a CDS encoding DUF4973 domain-containing protein; the encoded protein is MKNIYILFLVTITSLCFISCNDEWENEQYRQLASFKAEPNAQGVTTAYIRYNPSGKIRYNLPVIISGSTPNTSTRTVRIGLDPDTLATLNRERYGHRQELYFQQLGNQYYSMPESVEVPAGKSTVTMPIEFSLGDLDQADKWVLPLQILEGSSDNYQINPHKHYRRAMLRITPFNDYSGEYGGTLYKIFLDGDTKEPLTLNTHRTFVADEETIFIYAGTRDIDYVDRKNYKVFIKFTDDIIDVQKRKLEIWSDNAANNKFKKGSNQSYYTIEEEWDPKLPYMKHKYITLYLSYEFEDYTSVPGQKLRYTVDGTLSMQRDLNTLIPDEDQQIQW
- a CDS encoding GMC oxidoreductase encodes the protein MANLNIDGVKERTFDAIVIGSGASGGWAAKEFTEKGLKTLVLERGRDVVHVKDYPTTNLYPYELEHRNEIVYADKKANPIANRCYAYREDTQHFFVKDEEHPYVQEKDFDWIRGYQVGGKSLLWARQTQRWSEYDFEGPARDGFAVDWPIRYGDIAPWYSYVERFVGIAGNKDGLDTLPDGDFLRGYPLNVVEDYFRKSVSQQFKDRHVISARCAHLSDPQPIHIEQGRVQCQNRVLCQRGCPFGGYFSSNSSTIPWAKKTGNLTLRPHSVVHSILYDQESGKATGVKVMDTETLEEIDFFAKVIFVNASALNTNLILLNSKSERFPQGLGNDSGLLGKYVAFHNYTARISAEYDGLLEYRTDGRNPAGGGYIPNFRNVNGQETDFLRGWAAAFSANRSPIRETSGFGDSLKTALLDQSKWSNWRVHSHMMAETIPKESNRVWLDGAETDKWGVPLLHISIDYSDDDWQRRTDYYEQMTAMYEAAGFSNIKTADDHRRPGNDIHEMGGARMGNDVKTSLLNKWNQMHLCKNVYVTDGACMTSTATQNPTLTYMALTARAVDHAVKALKNGDI